The genomic interval CCGCGTTCCCGACTGCCTGCCGCCAGTAGCACTGGCCCCATTTTGACAAAGGTCAAGAACCCCGTTAGCGTGAAAGAGACCCGGTGTTCCCACCCGCGTTATATCCCCCACGAATCCACACATATCAAAACTGGAACCTTTGGGGGGCAAGGGCAGCGTGGTGTGAGAAGCGGAGTTTCTCGCAACCGCTTGAGTCTTGACAAGTCGTGTCTGGGGCCTGATCATCAGCGTCATTGGCCCACTACCGCGCTTGAAGTAACAGGGAGCTATGCGGGGGTTTTTCTCCGCAAGTAACGTGGGCATTGGTACATCAGTAACATCGGACGACCTAGCAGGCTTGCATTAGCCATTGAGCCATGTTGATTCCTCCCGAAGTTCACGCGGATGCTACCATTCCCCGGCCATCAAAGACCGAGTCGAGCAATATCTGTTACTTTGAACGCCAAGGAAGAAAGGCAACCCCATGGGGCACGCTATGGATCCCAGACCAACGATATATAGCAACGACATGTCCCGTCCATCTGGTAGAACTTCTGCTTGGGACATCACTATCTCGACCTTTCTCTCAAACGTCAATTCTCCAATAATGGGCCACGCAAAAGAAGCAAACGCCAAAGCCGTCGGCGCCGAACTGGCGGCTGTCCTACCTGACATTGGCCCCTGGTACAAGCAGGCTCACATCCTCCGCCTTAACCTTTGCATCGCCTCCCTCATCATGTGTGCCTCCGCGAACGGGTACGATGGCTCCATGATGAACGGCCTCCTTGCGCTACCCCAGTGGCATGCCTTCATGAAGCAACCAACAGGCGCCTGGCTAGGCTTCGTCAACGCCGCCTACTCCCTCGGCAACGTCCTCGTTTACCCCGCCGCCGCGTGGGTCTGCAATAAGTACGGCCGCAAGATGGGCATCTACATCTCGTGGGTCTGTCTGGGCACCGGATCCATCCTGCAGACTGCAGCACCAAACGACACCGCCTTCGTCTGCGCTCGCTTCCTCATCGGCTGTGCTTCTGGATTCTTCCTCTCGGCGCCTCTGTTAATCACGGAAAACGCCTATCCGACGCACCGCGGGATGGTTTCTGCTTTGTACAACTGTGGCTGGTACTTTGGTGCGGTGGTGGCCGCCTGGGCGACGTACGGCACGAGAAATCTCGACCACTGGGCGTGGAGACTGCCCTCGCTGTTGCAAGTGACCCTGCCCGTGCTCTCGATCCCCGGTCTGCTCTTCATCGGCGAGTCTCCTAGGTGGCTTGTCTCAGTAGACCGAACCGACGAAGCGAGGGCAATTATTGCTCGAAACCACGCCGGTGGCGACACCCACTCACCTCTCGTCAACTTTGAGATGATGGAAATCGAAGACACTATCCGAGCGGAGAAGGAAGCTCATTCGGAGACAAAGTGGTCCGATCTCTGGGCCACTCCCGGAAACCGACACCGACTCTTCATTTCCGTCAGCTTGGGCGTATTTGCACAATGGGTCAGTAGATTGAAATCACCTATCAGGATGTTATACTTATTTGACTCTAGTGCGGTGTTGGCGTCGTCAGCTACTATCTAGCCATGGTGCTTGTAAGTGAAACCATCCACAATACTTGACCCCTTGCAAAGTGGAACCAAGCTCTGACATATGGCATTCTAGTCCTCTGTCGGCATTACCTCTGTCGACGACCAAAC from Colletotrichum lupini chromosome 2, complete sequence carries:
- a CDS encoding low-affinity glucose transporter HXT1, yielding MSRPSGRTSAWDITISTFLSNVNSPIMGHAKEANAKAVGAELAAVLPDIGPWYKQAHILRLNLCIASLIMCASANGYDGSMMNGLLALPQWHAFMKQPTGAWLGFVNAAYSLGNVLVYPAAAWVCNKYGRKMGIYISWVCLGTGSILQTAAPNDTAFVCARFLIGCASGFFLSAPLLITENAYPTHRGMVSALYNCGWYFGAVVAAWATYGTRNLDHWAWRLPSLLQVTLPVLSIPGLLFIGESPRWLVSVDRTDEARAIIARNHAGGDTHSPLVNFEMMEIEDTIRAEKEAHSETKWSDLWATPGNRHRLFISVSLGVFAQWCGVGVVSYYLAMVLSSVGITSVDDQTLISACIQIWNLICASTAAIMVDRAGRRGLFLASGTIMLISFSIVTGLSGSFANTGNAPTGTAVIPFLFIFYLGYDIALTPLMVSYPVEIWPYRLRAKGLTVALMVSIGCVFFNTFVNPVALEAIEWKYYFVFLAVLVIMLISVWFYYPETRGRTLENMAYIFDGESAEVGTGNASSALKEAEASHVEVTHKS